Proteins encoded within one genomic window of candidate division WOR-3 bacterium:
- a CDS encoding ABC transporter ATP-binding protein, with protein sequence MSDKVLELKGIYKTYKGELFERPFRALEDISFEIEKNKSFGLIGLNGAGKSTTIKIILGLIFPDRGEVKVFGKSPFDEEVKRRLSYLPESPNFYENLNGVELLDWVGRLRGLSGKRLREEIEKWLFKVGLEKDGGKLIKKYSRGMVQRLGLAQAFIGNPELVILDEPLNGLDPLGRKMARDLIAEALNNGATIFFTSHILEDIEKICDRVCIIHKGKILKFVETKEVESLEEEFIETLEDYEASS encoded by the coding sequence ATGTCCGATAAAGTTCTTGAACTTAAGGGAATTTACAAGACTTATAAAGGTGAACTCTTCGAAAGGCCCTTCAGAGCTTTAGAAGACATATCTTTTGAAATTGAAAAAAATAAATCCTTTGGTCTTATTGGCCTTAATGGTGCTGGAAAAAGTACCACGATTAAAATTATTCTCGGTCTTATTTTTCCCGATAGAGGGGAAGTCAAGGTTTTTGGAAAGTCGCCTTTTGATGAAGAGGTTAAAAGAAGATTGTCTTATTTGCCGGAAAGCCCAAATTTTTATGAAAACTTAAATGGGGTTGAACTTCTCGATTGGGTTGGCAGGCTGAGGGGACTTTCGGGAAAGAGGCTCAGAGAAGAAATAGAGAAATGGCTTTTTAAAGTAGGTCTTGAAAAGGATGGTGGAAAGCTTATCAAAAAGTATTCTCGCGGTATGGTACAGAGGCTTGGCCTTGCCCAGGCATTTATTGGAAATCCCGAACTTGTCATCCTCGACGAACCCTTGAATGGTCTTGATCCCCTTGGAAGAAAGATGGCGAGAGACCTGATTGCCGAGGCGTTAAATAATGGAGCCACCATCTTTTTCACCTCTCACATCCTTGAGGATATTGAGAAGATCTGCGATAGGGTTTGTATCATCCATAAGGGAAAAATTCTTAAGTTTGTTGAAACCAAAGAGGTGGAAAGTCTTGAGGAGGAGTTTATCGAAACCTTAGAGGACTATGAAGCGAGCTCTTGA
- a CDS encoding type II secretion system protein → MLKKNLKKAFTLIELLVVITVLSILASIAIPYHWNSRIKAFNSTAEADIANFRTFLELVYADHQHYPLIQRNMTTGEVVFTLPEAPYDSVRFLTSTKVYIGYKTDADRITYVAIAKHIDGDTYYGVDSDSPLLYYKKNRSYVGHVDNVAFPDPQIGTVDFDNTWNVR, encoded by the coding sequence ATGCTAAAGAAAAATCTTAAAAAAGCCTTCACATTAATCGAGCTCCTTGTTGTAATTACAGTGCTGTCGATTCTCGCATCCATTGCAATTCCATATCATTGGAATTCCCGTATAAAAGCCTTTAACTCAACCGCAGAAGCTGATATTGCCAATTTCAGAACTTTTTTAGAACTTGTTTATGCAGATCACCAGCATTATCCTTTAATTCAGAGAAATATGACAACAGGTGAAGTAGTTTTTACTCTACCGGAAGCTCCTTATGACAGTGTACGATTTTTAACGAGTACCAAAGTATATATTGGCTATAAAACCGATGCAGATCGAATAACATATGTTGCCATTGCTAAGCACATTGATGGTGATACTTATTACGGTGTTGATTCAGATAGTCCCCTTTTATACTATAAGAAAAATCGAAGTTATGTGGGGCACGTGGATAACGTTGCTTTTCCTGATCCACAAATAGGAACCGTAGATTTTGACAATACTTGGAATGTCCGATAA
- a CDS encoding tRNA (adenine-N1)-methyltransferase, which yields MIKEGDFVILHGGRKAHYFLQYKPGLKFSSHLGEIILKEGLKYGDVIESHTGHKFLVLKPSTSDLILNIKRKTTIMYPKDIGYLILETGLREGSIVAEVGSGSGGLTVVLASIVGDRGRVYSFERREEFHKLAKENIEKYGLSERVTFFLRDVAKEGFGVTEVDIIFVDVPEPWEIVRWAKESLKGGGFWASLSPNLEQVQKTVFELSNHNFALIKTVEILEREILVREVGTRPKEIMISHTGYLTVARKVNL from the coding sequence ATGATAAAAGAAGGGGATTTTGTTATTCTCCACGGTGGGCGGAAGGCCCACTATTTTCTTCAATACAAACCAGGCCTAAAATTTTCCTCCCACCTCGGAGAAATTATTCTAAAAGAGGGACTTAAATACGGGGATGTCATTGAGTCCCATACAGGTCATAAATTTCTGGTATTGAAACCCTCCACCTCCGACCTGATTTTAAACATTAAGAGAAAAACCACGATTATGTATCCCAAGGATATCGGTTATCTAATCCTTGAAACAGGGCTGAGAGAGGGTTCCATCGTGGCTGAAGTGGGTTCTGGTTCTGGCGGACTAACGGTGGTTCTTGCCAGCATAGTCGGCGACAGGGGCAGGGTATACTCCTTCGAAAGGCGGGAGGAGTTCCACAAACTGGCAAAGGAAAACATTGAAAAATACGGACTCTCCGAAAGGGTGACCTTTTTCCTTAGAGATGTAGCAAAAGAGGGTTTCGGAGTAACCGAAGTAGATATCATTTTCGTAGATGTCCCTGAACCATGGGAAATTGTTAGGTGGGCTAAGGAATCTTTAAAAGGAGGTGGATTCTGGGCTTCCCTCTCACCAAACCTTGAACAGGTTCAAAAAACGGTATTCGAACTTTCAAATCACAATTTTGCCCTGATAAAGACCGTTGAAATTCTTGAAAGGGAGATTCTTGTGAGAGAAGTGGGCACAAGGCCAAAAGAGATTATGATCTCCCACACCGGCTACCTAACCGTCGCAAGAAAGGTAAATCTTTAA
- the ribH gene encoding 6,7-dimethyl-8-ribityllumazine synthase, producing MEYIGEISGKGKKVAIVVSRFNEFVTERLVKEAVEELIQNGVEKNDIDVYKVPGSFEITVVIKRLLEKKKYHGILALGAVIRGDTPHFEYVAGEVTRGIGRLTLDYGIPIAFGIITADTMDDAIERAGGKKGNKGRDSARALLEILGLLEKAQL from the coding sequence ATGGAATACATTGGTGAAATTTCGGGAAAGGGAAAAAAAGTGGCCATAGTGGTCTCAAGATTCAACGAATTTGTGACGGAAAGGCTTGTAAAAGAGGCCGTTGAAGAACTGATTCAGAACGGAGTAGAAAAGAACGACATCGACGTTTACAAAGTACCGGGGTCCTTCGAAATCACCGTTGTAATAAAGAGATTGCTGGAAAAGAAAAAATATCACGGTATATTAGCCCTCGGTGCGGTCATAAGAGGCGACACACCCCACTTTGAGTACGTGGCCGGCGAAGTTACAAGGGGAATTGGAAGATTAACCCTCGACTATGGAATCCCCATTGCCTTTGGAATCATTACAGCCGACACTATGGATGACGCCATTGAGAGGGCAGGAGGAAAGAAAGGTAACAAAGGAAGGGATTCGGCAAGGGCGCTTCTCGAAATCCTTGGTCTCTTAGAAAAAGCCCAGCTTTAA
- a CDS encoding TldD/PmbA family protein: MMEKFRDVAKKIIENSRADHTEVFFYRLKEDNTRFGESRITQNMAKDITQLTLKVHLGKKTGAVQVTLNEDLKVGEILSRAMDIAKSSVEDPEYVPPVEKQDIPLISRAFKETEELSPKSKAEILKEIFEDAKRNNLKVAGLFTNGLYQYGVFNSNGLEAYYETTMASFSNTVQTETSSGYASDQQEDVKNLVPQEIYKIAKEKALLGQNPRDLEPGQYDVVLEPLAVADFLVFMLWTMDARGADEGITYFSGKLGQKIFDERVNMYSDPMSPLNPSIPFDSDGLLLRRIDWIKRGVLENLYYDRYWAMKQNKKPTGRPFAMIFEDSQKSVNDLVKQVEKGLLVTRFWYIRYVDRKSITITGMTRDGLFYIEKGEIKYPVKNLRFNESPARVLASLIDIGKGKRVVGEEASFAMYMPALLVKGFNFTSKTEF, encoded by the coding sequence ATGATGGAAAAATTTAGAGATGTGGCAAAGAAGATCATTGAAAATTCAAGGGCAGACCATACAGAGGTCTTTTTTTACCGCTTAAAAGAGGATAATACCCGTTTTGGCGAGTCAAGAATTACTCAAAATATGGCAAAGGATATTACTCAATTGACCCTTAAGGTCCATCTTGGAAAAAAGACAGGAGCGGTCCAGGTAACCCTAAATGAGGACCTTAAGGTTGGCGAAATTCTCTCAAGGGCTATGGACATCGCAAAGAGTAGTGTAGAGGACCCCGAGTACGTTCCACCGGTAGAAAAACAGGATATACCTCTTATCTCCCGAGCCTTTAAAGAGACAGAAGAACTCTCTCCGAAGAGCAAGGCGGAGATTTTAAAAGAGATCTTTGAGGATGCAAAAAGGAATAATCTAAAAGTGGCAGGGCTCTTTACCAATGGTCTCTACCAATATGGGGTTTTTAATTCCAATGGCCTTGAGGCTTATTACGAGACGACAATGGCCAGTTTTTCAAACACCGTTCAAACGGAGACTTCTTCTGGATATGCAAGTGATCAGCAGGAAGATGTGAAAAATCTTGTGCCTCAAGAAATTTACAAGATTGCAAAGGAGAAGGCCCTTTTAGGTCAGAATCCGAGGGACTTAGAACCAGGCCAGTACGATGTGGTGCTGGAACCTCTTGCCGTTGCGGACTTTCTTGTTTTTATGTTGTGGACGATGGATGCAAGGGGGGCAGATGAGGGAATCACCTATTTCTCAGGTAAACTTGGTCAGAAGATCTTCGACGAAAGGGTGAACATGTACTCAGATCCCATGTCTCCTTTAAATCCTTCCATTCCCTTTGATAGTGACGGTCTTTTACTTAGAAGGATAGACTGGATAAAAAGAGGCGTGTTGGAGAATCTTTACTATGACCGCTATTGGGCTATGAAGCAAAATAAAAAACCAACAGGTCGGCCCTTTGCGATGATTTTCGAAGACTCTCAAAAATCAGTTAATGATCTCGTTAAACAGGTGGAGAAAGGGCTCTTGGTTACGAGGTTCTGGTACATCCGTTACGTTGACAGAAAGAGTATAACTATAACGGGTATGACGAGGGATGGCCTTTTCTATATTGAAAAGGGCGAGATTAAGTATCCTGTTAAGAACCTTAGATTCAACGAGTCCCCAGCTCGTGTTTTGGCAAGTCTCATCGACATAGGAAAAGGCAAGAGGGTTGTGGGTGAAGAGGCAAGTTTTGCTATGTATATGCCCGCGCTTTTAGTTAAAGGTTTTAATTTCACTTCTAAGACGGAATTTTAA
- a CDS encoding MFS transporter, producing the protein MKKRLGLRISTTFRSLKYYNFRLYFIGQSISLIGTWMQRVTVPWVVYRLTGSSLLLGVSGFASQLPTFLFAPFAGTVVDRVNRYKLLFITQSIAMAQALALYILYVTHHISVPLIIFLNTILGTVNAFDMPARQSLLVYLVEGKEDLNNAIALNSSMVNLARLVGPSIAGIIISTKGEATCFLINAISYLFVIVCLILMKLNLPEPQRTSQHIIEDLKEGISYIRQNSTLSHVIVLLAIVSLIGMPYTVLLPVYAKEVLRGGAHTYGFLMGCLGAGALVGALSMASRKSVKGIGKTIPYACLTFGSALIFVSFASKFYIAAALIAIAGFGMVSETITSNTVLQITTEEKKRGRVMSFYTLAFNGMTPFGSLLAGWLSQNFGVRKAFLISGLVLIAGGLFFYSKMKDFKEKEYF; encoded by the coding sequence GTGAAAAAGAGACTCGGCTTGCGAATCTCAACCACCTTTAGGTCCCTCAAATATTACAATTTCCGACTCTACTTTATCGGTCAATCCATTTCCCTCATCGGAACCTGGATGCAAAGGGTAACAGTGCCATGGGTAGTTTATAGATTAACTGGCTCTTCCCTTCTCCTTGGAGTTTCGGGGTTTGCCAGCCAGCTTCCCACCTTTCTCTTTGCACCCTTTGCAGGAACCGTAGTTGACAGAGTAAATCGATACAAATTGCTCTTCATTACCCAGAGTATTGCAATGGCTCAGGCCCTTGCCCTGTATATTCTCTACGTGACCCACCACATAAGCGTACCCCTTATAATTTTTCTCAATACGATCCTTGGCACGGTCAATGCCTTTGATATGCCCGCAAGACAATCCCTCCTTGTTTATCTCGTGGAAGGGAAAGAAGACCTGAACAATGCCATTGCCTTAAATTCTTCGATGGTAAATTTGGCAAGACTTGTGGGACCCTCCATAGCAGGAATTATCATTTCCACAAAAGGAGAGGCTACCTGTTTCCTCATTAACGCTATAAGCTACCTATTCGTAATAGTGTGTCTAATTTTGATGAAACTCAATCTCCCTGAACCCCAAAGGACATCCCAGCATATCATTGAGGACCTAAAAGAAGGAATCTCTTATATTAGACAAAACAGTACCCTCTCCCATGTGATTGTCCTTCTTGCCATTGTAAGCCTGATCGGGATGCCCTATACCGTTCTGTTACCTGTTTATGCGAAAGAGGTCCTAAGAGGTGGCGCCCACACCTATGGATTCTTAATGGGATGTTTAGGTGCGGGTGCCTTAGTAGGAGCCCTTTCTATGGCTTCAAGGAAAAGCGTTAAAGGAATCGGTAAAACAATTCCTTACGCCTGCTTGACCTTTGGCAGTGCCCTAATTTTCGTTTCCTTTGCAAGCAAATTCTACATTGCAGCCGCGTTAATAGCAATAGCCGGTTTTGGAATGGTTTCAGAGACGATCACCAGCAATACCGTTTTGCAGATAACAACAGAAGAGAAAAAGAGAGGTAGGGTTATGAGCTTCTATACCCTCGCCTTTAACGGTATGACGCCCTTTGGAAGCCTCCTTGCAGGATGGTTATCCCAGAACTTCGGGGTCAGAAAAGCCTTCTTAATCAGCGGACTTGTGCTGATTGCTGGAGGGCTTTTCTTTTACAGTAAAATGAAAGATTTCAAGGAAAAAGAGTACTTTTAA
- a CDS encoding TldD/PmbA family protein, protein MKELAQYFQDIAKSEKIEYADIRIGRYRIRDLFFQDLSPKAIVDEERFGLGIRVLYDGAWGFASSTKVTKDEIEAVLKRAIEIAKASSMVRGDYKVKLAPEPVHIDKYVTPIEIDPFSVPLEEQIDLLYRINERMLKVKGIVKTFSHMEFRRRDQVFASTEGSLIETTIFTSNAGYTAFAVGNNDSQSRSFQDYPLNKGYEHIKSLGLLDNAERIANEAVMKLYADEPDEGIMDLVLDPAHLSLTIHESVGHPTELDRVLGYEANYAGRSFATPEKLGNFRYGSPLVNFIADNTLPGGLATTGYDDEGVECQKWFIIKEGILVDYSSTREVASILGFPRSRGSARADSFASFPINRIPNLCLMPGKDPVTPEDLIAGVKKGIYIEGRGSFSIDQMRLNFQFGGDMFYEIKDGKKGRVLKNVIYQSITPQFWNSMDGVTDERFWEPRGFLTCGKGEPTQSAQMTNGAPYARFRNVKVGRGRR, encoded by the coding sequence ATGAAAGAGTTGGCACAATATTTTCAGGATATAGCGAAAAGTGAAAAGATTGAGTATGCCGATATAAGAATCGGCCGTTATCGCATTCGAGATCTCTTTTTCCAGGATCTCAGTCCCAAGGCCATTGTGGATGAGGAAAGATTCGGATTGGGAATAAGGGTACTCTACGATGGGGCGTGGGGATTTGCTTCTTCTACAAAGGTAACAAAGGATGAGATCGAGGCTGTCCTTAAAAGGGCTATTGAAATTGCTAAGGCATCCAGCATGGTAAGGGGGGATTACAAGGTCAAACTCGCACCGGAACCAGTACATATCGACAAATACGTTACACCCATTGAAATTGACCCATTTTCAGTCCCTTTGGAAGAGCAGATTGACCTTCTTTACCGGATTAATGAAAGGATGCTGAAGGTTAAAGGCATTGTTAAAACCTTCTCCCACATGGAATTCCGCAGGAGAGACCAGGTCTTCGCCTCCACCGAGGGTTCTTTAATTGAGACTACCATTTTTACATCCAATGCGGGCTATACCGCTTTTGCAGTTGGCAACAACGATTCCCAATCCCGCAGTTTTCAAGATTATCCACTCAACAAGGGATATGAACATATTAAAAGCCTTGGACTTTTGGATAATGCTGAAAGGATTGCAAATGAAGCGGTTATGAAACTCTACGCCGATGAACCTGATGAGGGAATAATGGACCTTGTTCTTGACCCTGCGCACCTTTCTCTAACGATCCACGAATCTGTTGGCCATCCAACGGAGCTCGATAGGGTGCTGGGTTATGAGGCCAACTACGCTGGAAGAAGCTTTGCGACACCTGAAAAACTCGGCAATTTTAGATACGGCTCTCCCCTTGTTAACTTCATTGCTGATAATACATTGCCTGGGGGTCTTGCCACAACAGGTTATGACGATGAGGGGGTTGAGTGCCAGAAATGGTTTATAATCAAAGAAGGTATCTTAGTGGACTACAGTTCCACAAGGGAAGTTGCCTCGATTCTTGGCTTTCCGAGATCAAGGGGCTCTGCAAGGGCTGATAGCTTCGCCTCCTTCCCTATAAACCGAATTCCCAATCTCTGTCTCATGCCAGGCAAAGATCCAGTAACCCCTGAAGACCTTATAGCGGGTGTTAAAAAAGGGATCTATATCGAAGGAAGGGGAAGTTTTTCCATAGACCAGATGAGGCTCAACTTCCAGTTTGGTGGTGATATGTTCTACGAAATCAAAGATGGTAAAAAAGGCAGAGTTTTGAAAAATGTAATTTATCAATCTATTACACCCCAGTTCTGGAATTCCATGGATGGTGTCACCGACGAAAGGTTCTGGGAACCAAGGGGGTTCCTAACCTGTGGAAAGGGCGAGCCCACTCAGAGCGCCCAGATGACCAACGGTGCACCTTATGCCAGGTTTAGAAATGTAAAAGTGGGGAGGGGTAGAAGATGA